In Streptococcus respiraculi, one DNA window encodes the following:
- a CDS encoding sensor histidine kinase — translation MIENGKIQFNFSYYALNLLGKQLYTNRWGAISELVANGLDAGANNVKLYINGENKQKSILEIIDNGSGMSIDDLSKKYAMIGRNKRLSESELSEKTKGRKGIGKLATLYLTKKYYIVTKKNGISTAWVLDSTNASENDIPELISVDINEVNIENKKIWDKYDSGTLLKLVDVNMSGFAETRLKSLKHSLAKFYILENLGATIEVAFTDDKSKEVKYEPVEKNIAFKNFYSFFANNVDDIVKNLSSEVYIQNSRYKEFRDRKRDVKIHEATEFPQIKGKKEFITQNGEKKEFDYELTGWIGVHTTIDTQEARKNDNKFLKNDVYNPSAIRLYVRDKLAVDNFYEYLGNNSAMRPYIEGEITFDILDNNELEDISTPSREGFPKEDDRVKLLKDILNPIVNKLINDRNAISTVIRIEDSEEEERRLEVERAERRRERREREREAQEKREAIRQVADLTRENKDLKIENNQLESTNAIQKVLLEEKDPEKQELFVHELNTVSDSLMYTISDLSKDFHRTNEYERISEYVIDFKRSADRLSTIKRQFLKLGSYDLIGKQVIDMKTYVKSYLKVSPHRDKIITEISGDEFGIEVDVFEFAVLLDNLITNAADNGANQIAVGFEELNNTLYISSDTSPISKKNAPVEKIFDLGVSSKEYGTGVGLFIVKEICDDYGWAIRVDDDGEFVSFSINMKEVNSEKQS, via the coding sequence ATGATAGAAAATGGTAAAATTCAATTTAACTTTTCATACTATGCATTAAATCTTCTTGGAAAACAATTATATACCAATAGATGGGGTGCTATTTCAGAATTGGTTGCTAACGGTTTAGATGCAGGTGCAAATAATGTAAAATTATATATCAATGGAGAAAATAAACAAAAATCTATTCTTGAAATTATAGATAACGGTAGTGGTATGTCAATTGATGATTTATCTAAGAAATATGCAATGATAGGTCGAAATAAGCGTCTTTCAGAAAGTGAATTATCTGAAAAAACTAAGGGAAGAAAAGGAATTGGTAAACTAGCTACTCTATATTTAACAAAAAAATATTATATAGTTACAAAAAAAAATGGGATTTCTACAGCCTGGGTCCTAGATTCTACTAATGCTTCAGAAAATGATATTCCCGAATTAATTAGTGTGGATATTAATGAAGTAAATATAGAGAATAAAAAAATATGGGATAAATATGACTCTGGTACTCTATTAAAGTTGGTTGATGTTAATATGTCTGGTTTTGCAGAGACTAGGTTAAAATCTTTAAAACATTCTTTAGCAAAATTCTATATTCTAGAAAATTTAGGTGCAACAATAGAGGTTGCTTTTACTGATGATAAGAGTAAGGAAGTTAAATATGAGCCAGTTGAAAAAAATATAGCGTTTAAAAATTTTTATTCTTTCTTTGCAAATAATGTTGACGATATAGTTAAAAATTTATCAAGTGAAGTTTATATACAGAATAGTAGATATAAAGAGTTTAGGGATAGAAAAAGAGATGTCAAAATACATGAGGCAACTGAATTTCCACAAATAAAAGGTAAGAAAGAATTTATTACTCAAAATGGTGAAAAAAAAGAATTTGATTATGAATTAACTGGTTGGATAGGTGTACATACTACAATTGACACTCAAGAAGCTCGGAAAAATGATAACAAATTTCTAAAGAATGATGTATATAATCCAAGTGCTATTCGCTTGTATGTACGTGATAAATTAGCTGTAGATAATTTTTATGAATATTTAGGAAATAATTCGGCCATGAGACCTTATATTGAAGGAGAAATTACATTTGATATTTTAGATAATAATGAATTAGAGGATATATCAACACCATCACGTGAAGGATTTCCAAAAGAGGATGACCGTGTTAAATTATTGAAAGATATTTTGAACCCCATTGTTAATAAACTTATTAATGATAGGAATGCAATATCTACAGTGATTAGAATAGAGGATAGCGAAGAAGAGGAACGCCGTTTAGAAGTAGAACGCGCAGAGAGAAGGAGGGAAAGACGAGAAAGAGAAAGAGAGGCACAGGAAAAAAGGGAGGCTATCAGACAAGTTGCAGATCTTACTCGAGAAAATAAAGACTTGAAAATTGAAAACAATCAACTTGAAAGTACAAATGCTATTCAAAAAGTACTATTAGAGGAAAAAGACCCGGAGAAGCAAGAATTATTTGTGCATGAATTGAATACAGTTAGTGACAGTTTAATGTATACGATCAGCGATTTGTCAAAAGATTTTCATAGGACTAATGAATACGAAAGAATCAGTGAATATGTTATTGACTTTAAAAGAAGTGCTGATAGATTGAGCACCATCAAACGTCAGTTTTTAAAATTGGGTTCTTATGATTTAATTGGCAAGCAAGTCATTGATATGAAAACATATGTTAAAAGCTATCTAAAAGTGAGTCCTCATAGAGACAAAATAATTACTGAAATAAGTGGTGATGAGTTTGGAATAGAGGTAGATGTTTTTGAATTTGCGGTACTATTAGATAATCTTATTACAAATGCAGCGGATAATGGTGCAAATCAAATTGCAGTTGGATTTGAGGAACTAAATAATACGCTTTATATTTCTTCAGATACCTCTCCAATTTCAAAAAAAAATGCCCCAGTTGAAAAAATTTTTGATCTAGGTGTGTCGTCGAAAGAATATGGAACAGGTGTAGGATTGTTTATAGTAAAGGAAATTTGTGATGACTACGGATGGGCTATTCGGGTAGATGACGATGGAGAGTTTGTGAGTTTTAGTATTAATATGAAAGAGGTTAACAGTGAGAAGCAAAGTTAA
- a CDS encoding IclR family transcriptional regulator: protein MTDHRIKTLDSAVLILDSLAEQAPLGVSEIARQTGLSKTTVFRLLKALEYHHFVIQLDQEEYALGYGTLKYQPPIIHNRQLIDLVKPHMRRFTEKTGETINLAVHYDQTVYIIHTEIGEQYLLQFSLTPSAKLYCSSIGKIFLSQMSDNELRDYYSQELTARTHHSITNYEDFQAEKTSILTTGIAYDREEYEYGLTCLATGLFQNGKVIAAIGCSGPSSRLAFKGFDYLEEQLTETATAINQLLS from the coding sequence ATGACTGACCATCGTATCAAAACCTTAGACAGTGCTGTTCTCATTCTAGATAGTTTGGCAGAGCAGGCTCCACTTGGTGTCTCTGAAATTGCGAGACAGACCGGTCTTTCTAAAACGACTGTTTTTCGACTACTCAAGGCTCTTGAATATCATCATTTTGTCATTCAATTGGACCAAGAAGAATATGCGTTAGGCTACGGTACCTTAAAATATCAACCTCCAATAATTCATAATCGTCAGTTGATTGACCTAGTCAAGCCGCACATGAGACGATTTACTGAAAAGACTGGGGAAACCATCAATCTTGCAGTTCACTATGACCAAACTGTTTATATTATTCATACGGAAATCGGGGAACAGTACCTCTTACAATTTTCTCTGACTCCTTCTGCGAAGCTTTATTGTTCTTCTATCGGAAAAATATTCCTCAGTCAGATGAGTGACAACGAACTAAGAGACTATTACTCTCAAGAACTAACAGCAAGGACACATCATTCTATTACCAACTATGAAGACTTTCAAGCTGAAAAGACCAGTATCTTAACAACTGGCATTGCCTATGATCGGGAAGAATATGAGTACGGCCTAACCTGCCTTGCGACAGGCTTATTCCAAAATGGCAAAGTCATTGCCGCAATTGGTTGCTCTGGTCCAAGCAGTCGCCTAGCCTTCAAAGGCTTTGACTACCTCGAAGAACAACTCACAGAAACCGCCACTGCCATCAATCAATTATTGTCGTAA
- a CDS encoding shikimate kinase, with amino-acid sequence MNLVIIGAQASGKMTIGQEIEKLTKMTLFHNHDSIDFVMRFMEYGSAATELIQKIRMDFFEVFAKNSHSLIFTVVINFNDSHDLDFLKQIQDVFHSYKREVLFVELETDIEERLRRNRTEHRMQCKPLKRDVEWSEQDILSTMDFAQFNPESSPEFLKHYYKINNTNLSAYESAQLILQKLKDIETI; translated from the coding sequence ATGAATTTGGTTATAATTGGTGCCCAAGCGTCAGGTAAAATGACAATTGGTCAAGAAATTGAAAAATTGACAAAGATGACGTTATTTCATAACCATGATAGTATTGATTTTGTGATGCGCTTTATGGAATATGGTTCAGCAGCTACTGAATTGATTCAAAAAATTAGAATGGACTTTTTTGAAGTCTTTGCTAAAAATAGTCACTCTCTCATTTTTACAGTTGTTATCAATTTTAATGATTCGCATGACCTTGATTTCTTAAAGCAAATTCAAGATGTTTTTCACTCTTATAAAAGAGAGGTTTTGTTTGTTGAACTGGAGACAGACATAGAAGAGAGGCTTCGACGAAATCGCACAGAGCATCGTATGCAGTGTAAGCCTTTGAAACGCGATGTTGAATGGTCTGAACAGGATATTTTATCGACGATGGATTTCGCACAATTTAATCCAGAATCGTCACCAGAATTTCTGAAGCATTATTATAAAATCAATAATACAAATTTGTCAGCTTATGAATCAGCACAGCTTATTTTACAAAAGTTAAAGGATATTGAAACAATATAG
- a CDS encoding XRE family transcriptional regulator, which yields MFNGHILEEMRLLNGLSRSELAEKLQVSEQAIWQFENNQTSPKMKHLMTLSHLFHISIDYFNEEEQLPQFDLSQIAFRNADLETKKAIRIQSIYLEKLNQMIDYLEQFVEIPHQTIYELCHQTNQLFQDGVAIHEIAMIARDVLEITPDNSNLLYRLEKSGIYISERLINGQADAYSAWSKKGRPFIILGVGKSSVRRNFDLAHELGHLLLHQRVDFEELSTTKLDEKEREANQFASYFLLPEKPFLHDFQALVGTRTSNPDQYVLLKQKYNVSIQALEYRAYKLGLLTPQQNAYFYRQISKKDYKVVEPLDLDIPLRHPSKIRSILDVILSHHLLTLADLTRYSKVSTKYISQLFGFDDQFFDPYRESISKFENVIPLFPQKQG from the coding sequence ATGTTTAATGGTCATATTTTGGAGGAGATGCGCTTATTAAATGGACTGAGTCGCTCTGAATTGGCAGAAAAATTGCAGGTGAGCGAGCAGGCAATCTGGCAGTTTGAAAACAATCAAACGTCGCCGAAAATGAAGCACCTGATGACTTTATCGCATCTTTTCCATATATCAATTGATTATTTTAACGAAGAAGAGCAGCTACCTCAATTTGATTTGAGTCAAATTGCTTTTCGAAATGCTGATTTGGAAACAAAAAAGGCGATTCGTATCCAGAGTATTTACCTTGAAAAATTAAATCAGATGATTGATTATCTCGAACAGTTTGTAGAGATTCCTCATCAAACGATTTATGAATTGTGCCATCAGACCAATCAGCTTTTTCAAGATGGTGTGGCAATTCATGAGATTGCGATGATTGCTCGTGATGTATTAGAAATCACTCCTGATAACAGTAATCTTCTCTATCGCTTAGAAAAATCAGGGATCTATATTTCAGAAAGATTAATTAATGGGCAAGCAGATGCCTACAGTGCCTGGTCAAAGAAGGGGCGCCCCTTTATTATACTAGGAGTAGGAAAATCGTCCGTGCGTAGAAATTTTGATTTGGCACATGAGTTAGGGCATTTGCTATTGCATCAAAGAGTTGATTTTGAGGAGCTTTCGACAACTAAATTAGATGAAAAAGAAAGAGAAGCCAATCAATTTGCTTCCTATTTCCTGTTGCCAGAAAAACCATTCCTGCATGATTTTCAGGCCTTGGTTGGAACACGGACCAGTAATCCTGATCAGTATGTTTTATTGAAGCAAAAATATAATGTATCGATTCAAGCTTTAGAATATAGAGCTTATAAATTAGGATTGCTGACACCTCAGCAAAATGCATATTTCTATAGACAAATTTCCAAAAAAGACTATAAAGTGGTCGAACCTTTGGATCTAGATATTCCTCTCAGGCATCCAAGTAAAATTAGAAGTATTCTAGATGTTATCTTATCTCATCATTTACTGACTTTAGCTGATTTAACAAGATACTCTAAGGTTTCGACTAAGTACATCAGCCAACTATTTGGATTTGATGACCAATTTTTTGATCCTTACCGAGAGAGTATCTCTAAGTTTGAGAATGTCATTCCCTTGTTTCCTCAAAAACAGGGTTAG
- a CDS encoding DNA cytosine methyltransferase, producing MVNVVDLFSGAGGLTFGFQKRIVNNTFVDRDDFTINFANEFDKNAAEAFRQNYPNVPMIEGDIAKLDVDYLVNLGFDINDVDLVIGGPPCQSFSTVGKRQYDNRAKMYKEYRRLLSILQPKMFVFENVLGLLTMKNDDKNPVLDDVQESFRDLSDFNDANGYNLHIQVLNAKDFGVPQNRERVFIIGVRNDLQLNVDWQFPNGLITENPVTLREAISDLPPLGNNETKSDYQEEPQSTYQQLMRNNAVDLKNHSSRRHGDRMIKIMEALEEGQGKDDINRMVEEGKLPNELFLTSGYSNTYGRLWWDRPSTTITNNLSTPSSLRCIHPSQNRALTAREGARIQSFPDDYIFIGGFEAVNTQIGNAVPPILSIHLADRISMFFEENNL from the coding sequence ATGGTTAATGTTGTTGATTTATTCTCTGGTGCAGGAGGATTGACATTTGGTTTTCAAAAAAGAATAGTTAATAATACTTTTGTTGATAGAGATGATTTTACAATTAACTTTGCGAATGAGTTTGATAAGAATGCTGCTGAAGCATTTAGACAAAATTATCCCAATGTTCCCATGATAGAAGGAGATATTGCTAAACTTGATGTTGATTATTTGGTCAATCTAGGATTTGATATAAATGATGTTGATCTAGTTATAGGAGGCCCACCGTGTCAATCTTTTAGTACTGTTGGAAAACGCCAATATGATAATAGGGCAAAGATGTATAAGGAATACAGAAGGCTGTTATCGATTTTACAACCTAAAATGTTTGTATTCGAAAATGTATTAGGACTCTTAACAATGAAGAATGATGATAAAAATCCTGTTTTAGATGATGTGCAGGAGAGTTTTCGAGATCTTTCTGATTTTAATGATGCGAATGGCTATAATCTACATATTCAGGTATTAAATGCAAAAGATTTTGGAGTTCCTCAAAATAGAGAACGTGTTTTTATTATTGGTGTGAGAAATGATTTGCAACTCAATGTAGATTGGCAATTCCCTAATGGACTAATTACTGAAAATCCAGTAACATTAAGAGAAGCAATAAGTGATTTACCTCCTCTAGGAAATAATGAGACAAAATCTGATTATCAAGAGGAGCCACAAAGCACTTATCAACAGTTAATGAGAAATAATGCAGTAGATTTAAAAAATCACTCTAGTAGGCGACATGGTGATAGAATGATTAAAATTATGGAAGCATTGGAAGAAGGACAAGGGAAGGATGACATTAATAGAATGGTTGAAGAGGGAAAATTACCTAATGAGCTGTTTCTTACTTCTGGGTATAGTAATACATACGGAAGATTGTGGTGGGATAGACCCTCAACAACAATAACTAATAATCTATCTACTCCATCATCATTGAGATGTATCCATCCTAGTCAAAATCGAGCTCTCACTGCAAGAGAAGGTGCGAGAATTCAATCTTTTCCTGATGATTATATTTTTATTGGTGGGTTTGAGGCAGTAAATACACAAATTGGAAATGCCGTGCCTCCTATTCTTAGTATTCATTTGGCAGATAGAATAAGTATGTTTTTTGAAGAAAATAATTTATAA
- a CDS encoding valine--tRNA ligase, with translation MSKELSPKYNPAEVEAGRYAKWLEADVFKPSEDEKAKPYSIVIPPPNVTGKLHLGHAWDTTLQDIIIRQKRMQGFDTLWLPGMDHAGIATQAKVEERLREQGITRYDLGREKFLEKVWEWKDEYAATIKEQWGKMGLSLDYSRERFTLDEGLSKAVRKVFVDLYKKGWIYRGEFIINWDPAARTALSDIEVIHKDVEGAFYHMNYMLEDGSRALQVATTRPETMFGDVAVAVNPEDPRYKDLIGQNVILPIVNKAIPIVADEHADPEFGTGVVKITPAHDPNDFLVGQRHNLPQVNVMNDDGTMNDLAGEFAGMDRFEARKAVVAKLEELGALVEIEKRVHSVGHSERSGAVVEPRLSTQWFVKMDELAKNAICNQETDDKVEFYPPRFNDTFLQWMENVHDWVISRQLWWGHQIPAWYNAEGDIYVGEEAPAGDGWTQDEDVLDTWFSSALWPFSTMGWPDEDNADFKRYFPTSTLVTGYDIIFFWVSRMIFQSLEFTDHRPFKNVLIHGLIRDEQGRKMSKSLGNGIDPMDVIDQYGADSLRWFLSNGSAPGQDVRFSYEKMDASWNFINKIWNISRYILMNNEGLNLDEARENVSKVAASEAGNVTDRWILHNLNETIAKVTENFDKFEFGVAGHILYNFIWDEFADWYVELTKEVLYSDNEAEKVMTRSVLLYTLDQILRLLHPIMPFVTEEIFGQISEGSIVTASYPVVRPEFENHAAANGVEALKDVIRAVRNARSEVNVAPSKPITLLIKPTDSQLEDFFKANVNYIKRFTNPEHLEIDASLTAPELAMSSVITGAEIYLPLADLLNVDEELARLEKELAKWQKELDMVGKKLANEKFVANAKPEVVEKERAKQLDYQTKYDATKERIAEMEKLVK, from the coding sequence ATGTCAAAAGAACTATCACCAAAATACAATCCAGCCGAGGTTGAGGCTGGACGTTATGCTAAATGGCTGGAGGCAGATGTCTTTAAGCCATCTGAAGATGAGAAGGCTAAGCCCTACTCCATCGTGATTCCACCGCCAAACGTGACTGGTAAACTCCATCTTGGCCATGCTTGGGACACGACTTTGCAGGATATTATTATTCGTCAAAAACGCATGCAGGGCTTTGACACCTTGTGGTTGCCAGGAATGGACCATGCAGGGATTGCCACTCAAGCCAAGGTCGAGGAGCGCTTGCGCGAGCAAGGCATTACCCGCTATGACCTCGGTCGTGAGAAATTCTTAGAGAAAGTCTGGGAATGGAAAGACGAGTATGCTGCGACCATTAAGGAACAGTGGGGCAAAATGGGCCTATCGCTTGACTACTCGCGTGAGCGATTCACCCTTGATGAGGGCTTGTCAAAGGCTGTTCGTAAGGTCTTTGTTGACTTGTATAAAAAAGGCTGGATTTACCGCGGGGAATTTATCATCAACTGGGATCCAGCAGCCCGCACCGCGCTTTCTGATATCGAGGTGATTCACAAAGATGTCGAGGGTGCTTTCTACCACATGAACTATATGCTTGAGGACGGCTCTCGTGCGCTTCAAGTTGCAACAACACGTCCTGAGACCATGTTTGGAGACGTTGCGGTCGCAGTTAACCCAGAAGATCCACGCTACAAGGACTTGATTGGGCAAAACGTTATCTTGCCAATTGTCAATAAAGCCATTCCAATCGTAGCCGATGAACATGCGGATCCAGAATTTGGAACAGGGGTCGTAAAAATCACACCTGCCCACGATCCAAATGACTTCCTCGTAGGACAACGCCACAACCTCCCACAAGTCAACGTCATGAACGATGATGGAACCATGAACGACTTGGCAGGTGAATTTGCAGGCATGGATCGTTTTGAAGCTCGTAAGGCAGTCGTAGCTAAGTTAGAAGAGCTTGGTGCCCTTGTAGAAATCGAAAAACGGGTGCATTCTGTCGGACACTCTGAGCGTAGCGGTGCTGTTGTTGAACCACGTTTGTCTACTCAGTGGTTTGTTAAAATGGATGAATTGGCGAAAAATGCTATTTGTAACCAAGAAACCGATGACAAGGTTGAATTCTACCCACCACGTTTCAATGACACCTTCCTTCAATGGATGGAAAATGTCCATGACTGGGTGATTTCACGTCAGCTTTGGTGGGGTCACCAAATCCCAGCTTGGTACAATGCAGAAGGTGACATCTATGTTGGGGAAGAAGCACCAGCAGGTGACGGATGGACTCAGGATGAAGATGTACTTGATACTTGGTTCAGCTCTGCCCTTTGGCCGTTTTCAACGATGGGGTGGCCAGATGAGGACAACGCAGACTTCAAACGCTACTTCCCAACCTCAACCCTCGTCACAGGATACGACATCATTTTCTTCTGGGTGTCACGGATGATTTTCCAATCCCTTGAATTTACAGACCATCGTCCATTTAAAAATGTCTTGATTCATGGTTTGATTCGCGACGAGCAAGGTCGGAAAATGTCCAAATCTCTTGGAAATGGGATTGACCCTATGGATGTGATTGACCAGTACGGGGCAGACAGTCTCCGTTGGTTCTTGTCTAACGGCTCTGCCCCAGGGCAAGATGTCCGCTTTAGCTATGAGAAAATGGATGCCAGCTGGAACTTCATCAATAAAATCTGGAATATCTCCCGCTACATTCTCATGAATAATGAGGGCTTGAATCTTGATGAGGCGCGTGAAAATGTCTCAAAAGTAGCTGCAAGCGAGGCTGGAAACGTGACAGACCGCTGGATTCTCCATAACCTCAATGAAACCATTGCTAAAGTCACTGAAAACTTTGACAAATTTGAGTTCGGTGTTGCTGGGCACATCCTCTATAACTTTATCTGGGATGAATTTGCGGACTGGTATGTCGAGTTGACCAAGGAAGTGCTTTATAGCGACAATGAGGCAGAAAAAGTCATGACCCGCTCTGTTCTGCTCTATACCTTGGATCAAATCTTGCGCTTGCTCCACCCAATCATGCCATTTGTGACGGAGGAAATCTTTGGTCAAATCTCAGAAGGAAGCATTGTGACTGCAAGCTATCCAGTGGTTCGTCCTGAGTTTGAAAATCATGCAGCGGCAAATGGCGTAGAAGCGTTGAAAGATGTGATTCGTGCCGTTCGAAATGCGCGTAGCGAAGTCAACGTTGCTCCAAGTAAGCCCATCACGCTCTTAATTAAGCCAACTGATAGCCAGTTAGAAGATTTCTTCAAGGCAAATGTCAACTACATCAAACGCTTTACAAATCCTGAGCATTTAGAAATTGACGCAAGCCTAACCGCACCAGAACTTGCCATGTCAAGCGTCATCACAGGAGCTGAAATCTATCTGCCTCTTGCAGATTTGCTTAATGTTGACGAAGAATTGGCTCGCCTTGAAAAAGAACTTGCCAAATGGCAAAAAGAACTCGACATGGTTGGCAAAAAACTCGCCAACGAAAAATTCGTTGCCAACGCCAAACCAGAAGTTGTCGAAAAAGAACGCGCTAAACAGCTTGATTACCAAACCAAATACGATGCGACCAAAGAACGCATTGCAGAGATGGAGAAGTTGGTGAAATAA